A stretch of Enterobacter cloacae complex sp. ECNIH7 DNA encodes these proteins:
- a CDS encoding HNH endonuclease: protein MSSKANRTYKYGDQPIRITTVQVIEEQFGGAATAKQVDAYLKERFPHYKDDTHLNLIVNSVNCNRSYWSFNKTARRTDDVTHRHHEYDRLFKRGKIFEIYQPSIHGIWELYQDQQGKWCYRKVKSEFEKAVDDASELPPSERKEILDAENKTPELIEVTTRVYKRSPYVVAEVLSRANGKCQSCKSDAPFLKVDGTPFLEVHHIEWLSNGGEDSVENAIALCPNCHRQAHYGVLELVPVNK, encoded by the coding sequence ATGTCTTCAAAAGCAAATCGAACATACAAGTATGGCGACCAACCGATAAGAATCACTACTGTCCAAGTGATTGAGGAACAGTTCGGAGGGGCGGCAACGGCGAAGCAAGTGGATGCTTATCTGAAAGAGCGATTTCCACATTATAAAGACGACACCCACTTGAATCTCATTGTCAACTCAGTCAACTGCAATCGTAGCTACTGGAGTTTCAACAAAACAGCCAGGCGAACTGATGATGTAACCCATCGGCATCATGAGTATGACCGATTGTTCAAGCGAGGGAAGATCTTTGAAATCTATCAACCCTCTATTCATGGTATTTGGGAGTTGTATCAGGATCAGCAAGGTAAATGGTGTTACCGTAAGGTGAAATCTGAGTTTGAAAAGGCTGTTGATGATGCGTCAGAACTGCCCCCGTCAGAACGCAAAGAGATTTTAGACGCTGAGAATAAAACTCCTGAGCTAATCGAGGTTACAACACGAGTTTATAAGCGAAGCCCCTATGTGGTAGCCGAAGTTCTTTCAAGGGCTAATGGCAAGTGTCAAAGCTGTAAGAGTGACGCTCCTTTTCTCAAAGTAGACGGCACACCATTTCTTGAGGTTCATCACATTGAGTGGCTTTCGAATGGTGGGGAGGATTCCGTTGAAAATGCGATTGCATTGTGCCCGAACTGTCACAGACAGGCGCATTATGGCGTTTTGGAGTTAGTACCAGTTAACAAATAA
- the actS gene encoding amidase activator ActS, with amino-acid sequence MFAGSLTRKPLTAIFCLTLTLLLAGCSGSKSSDTGSYSGSVYTVKRGDTLYRISRATGTSVKDLARLNNLSPPYTIDVGQQLKVSGGSSAGKKSSSKGKTAKVTPSYQVPQSSWPPVGQRCWIWPASGKVVAPYSLSEGGNKGIDIAAARGTPVYASGAGKVVYVGNQLRGYGNLIMIKHGEDYITAYAHNDTMLVNNGQNVKAGQKIATMGSTGTDSVKLHFQIRYKATAIDPQRYLPAPGSKPKC; translated from the coding sequence TTGTTTGCAGGAAGCCTGACGAGAAAACCCCTTACCGCTATTTTTTGCCTGACGCTGACGCTATTACTGGCGGGCTGTTCAGGGAGCAAATCTTCGGATACGGGAAGCTATTCCGGTTCGGTCTACACCGTCAAACGCGGGGACACCCTGTACCGGATTTCGCGCGCAACGGGCACCAGCGTGAAGGATCTGGCGCGGCTGAATAACCTCTCGCCGCCCTACACCATCGATGTGGGGCAGCAGCTGAAGGTTAGCGGCGGATCGTCCGCGGGTAAAAAGTCCTCTTCGAAAGGCAAAACCGCCAAAGTGACGCCGTCCTATCAGGTGCCGCAATCGTCATGGCCGCCGGTCGGTCAGCGCTGCTGGATTTGGCCTGCCAGCGGTAAAGTGGTCGCCCCTTACTCACTCTCTGAAGGTGGCAACAAGGGTATTGATATCGCCGCTGCGCGCGGTACGCCGGTTTATGCCTCCGGAGCCGGGAAGGTGGTTTACGTGGGTAACCAGCTGCGCGGCTACGGTAACCTGATCATGATTAAGCATGGGGAAGACTACATCACGGCCTATGCGCACAACGACACGATGCTGGTCAACAACGGGCAGAACGTCAAAGCCGGGCAGAAGATTGCCACCATGGGCAGCACCGGTACGGATTCGGTGAAGCTGCATTTCCAGATTCGCTATAAGGCGACGGCCATCGACCCGCAGCGTTATCTGCCTGCGCCCGGCAGCAAACCGAAGTGCTAA
- the idi gene encoding isopentenyl-diphosphate Delta-isomerase, whose product MSIQEHVILVNDQGMVIGTQEKYAAHTLHTPLHLAFSSWLFNAKGECLITRRALSKKAWPGVWTNSVCGHPQSGEETVQAIIRRCRFEVGAELTDITAVAPEFRYRETDPSGIVENEICPVFAARITNDVTINEDEVMDYQWVELDALFRALDATPWAFSPWMVMEATTAREKLIAFAAQ is encoded by the coding sequence ATGAGTATTCAAGAACACGTTATTTTGGTAAACGACCAGGGAATGGTGATTGGCACTCAGGAAAAATATGCCGCGCACACGTTACATACCCCGCTGCATCTGGCGTTCTCTTCCTGGCTTTTTAACGCAAAAGGCGAATGTCTGATCACCCGACGCGCCTTAAGCAAAAAAGCCTGGCCCGGCGTCTGGACCAACTCCGTGTGCGGCCACCCGCAGTCGGGTGAAGAGACAGTCCAGGCGATAATCCGCCGCTGCCGCTTCGAAGTGGGCGCAGAACTGACCGATATCACCGCCGTCGCCCCTGAATTTCGCTATCGGGAAACCGACCCGTCCGGGATCGTGGAAAACGAAATTTGCCCGGTATTCGCCGCACGCATTACCAATGACGTGACAATAAACGAAGATGAAGTGATGGACTATCAGTGGGTTGAGCTTGATGCGCTATTCCGTGCGCTGGACGCGACGCCCTGGGCCTTTAGCCCGTGGATGGTCATGGAAGCGACGACCGCCCGCGAAAAACTCATAGCCTTCGCGGCGCAATAA
- the lysS gene encoding lysine--tRNA ligase, whose product MSEQQAQGADAVVDLNNELKTRREKLAALREQGVPFPNDFRRDHTSDQLHADFDAKENEELEALNVEVAVAGRMMTRRIMGKASFVTLQDVGGRIQLYVSRDDLPEGIYNEQFKKWDLGDILGAKGKLFKTKTGELSIHCTELRLLTKALRPLPDKFHGLQDQEARYRQRYLDLISNDESRKTFKIRSQIMAGIRQFMVNRDFMEVETPMMQVIPGGASARPFITHHNALDLDMYLRIAPELYLKRLVVGGFDRVFEINRNFRNEGISVRHNPEFTMMELYMAYADYKDLIELTESLFRTLAQDILGTTQVPYGEEVFDFGKPFEKLTMREAIKKYRPETNMADLDNFDSAKAIAESIGIKVEKSWGLGRIVTEIFEEVAEAHLIQPTFITEYPAEVSPLARRNDQNPEITDRFEFFIGGREIGNGFSELNDAEDQAQRFQDQVDAKAAGDDEAMFFDEDYVTALEHGLPPTAGLGIGIDRMVMLFTNSHTIRDVILFPAMRPVK is encoded by the coding sequence ATGTCTGAACAACAAGCACAGGGCGCTGACGCGGTAGTCGATCTTAACAACGAACTGAAAACCCGCCGCGAGAAGCTGGCAGCGCTGCGCGAGCAGGGCGTGCCGTTCCCGAACGATTTTCGTCGTGACCACACCTCAGACCAACTGCACGCTGACTTCGACGCGAAAGAGAACGAAGAGCTGGAAGCGCTGAACGTTGAAGTGGCCGTTGCGGGCCGCATGATGACCCGCCGTATCATGGGTAAAGCCTCCTTCGTGACCCTGCAGGACGTTGGCGGCCGCATTCAGCTGTACGTGTCCCGTGACGATCTGCCGGAAGGCATCTACAACGAGCAGTTCAAGAAGTGGGACCTGGGCGATATCCTGGGCGCGAAAGGTAAACTGTTCAAAACCAAAACCGGTGAACTGTCTATCCACTGCACCGAGCTGCGTCTGCTGACCAAAGCCCTGCGCCCGCTGCCGGACAAATTCCACGGCCTGCAGGATCAGGAAGCGCGCTACCGTCAGCGCTACCTGGATCTCATCTCTAACGATGAATCCCGCAAGACCTTCAAAATTCGCTCCCAGATCATGGCCGGTATCCGCCAGTTCATGGTGAACCGCGACTTTATGGAAGTGGAAACCCCAATGATGCAGGTGATCCCGGGCGGCGCGTCTGCGCGTCCGTTCATCACCCATCACAACGCCCTGGACCTGGACATGTACCTGCGTATCGCGCCGGAACTGTACCTGAAGCGTCTGGTGGTTGGTGGTTTTGACCGCGTGTTCGAAATCAACCGTAACTTCCGTAACGAAGGGATCTCCGTTCGTCATAACCCAGAGTTCACCATGATGGAACTCTATATGGCGTACGCGGATTACAAAGATCTGATCGAGCTGACCGAATCCCTGTTCCGTACGCTGGCGCAGGATATTCTGGGCACCACGCAGGTCCCTTACGGTGAAGAAGTCTTCGACTTCGGCAAGCCGTTCGAAAAACTGACCATGCGCGAAGCGATCAAGAAGTACCGTCCGGAAACCAACATGGCCGATCTGGATAACTTCGATTCTGCGAAAGCGATCGCCGAAAGCATCGGTATCAAGGTTGAGAAGAGCTGGGGTCTGGGCCGTATCGTGACCGAGATCTTCGAAGAAGTGGCCGAAGCGCACCTGATTCAGCCTACCTTCATCACCGAGTACCCGGCTGAAGTCTCTCCGCTGGCGCGTCGTAATGACCAGAACCCTGAAATCACTGACCGCTTCGAATTCTTCATCGGCGGCCGTGAAATCGGCAACGGCTTTAGCGAGCTGAACGATGCGGAAGACCAAGCTCAGCGCTTCCAGGATCAGGTTGACGCGAAGGCGGCAGGCGACGACGAAGCGATGTTCTTCGACGAAGACTACGTGACCGCGCTGGAGCACGGTCTGCCACCAACGGCGGGTCTGGGAATTGGTATCGACCGTATGGTGATGCTGTTTACCAACAGCCACACCATCCGTGACGTGATCCTGTTCCCGGCGATGCGCCCGGTGAAGTAA
- the prfB gene encoding peptide chain release factor 2 (programmed frameshift) → MFEINPVKNRIQDLTERSDVLRGYLDYDAKKERLEEVNAELEQPDVWNEPERAQALGKERSSLEAIVDTLDQMAQGLEDVSGLLELAVEADDEETFNEAVAELDVLEEKLAQLEFRRMFSGEYDSADCYLDIQAGSGGTEAQDWASMLTRMYLRWAEARGFKTEIIEESEGEVAGIKSVTIKIIGDYAYGWLRTETGVHRLVRKSPFDSGGRRHTSFSSAFVYPEVDEDIDIEINPADLRIDVYRASGAGGQHVNRTESAVRITHIPTGLVTQCQNDRSQHKNKDQAMKQMKAKLYELEMQKKNAEKQAMEDNKSDIGWGSQIRSYVLDDSRIKDLRTGVETRNTQAVLDGSLDQFIEASLKAGL, encoded by the coding sequence AGCGTCTTGAAGAAGTAAACGCCGAGCTGGAACAGCCGGACGTCTGGAACGAACCTGAACGCGCACAGGCGCTGGGTAAAGAGCGTTCCTCTCTCGAAGCTATCGTAGATACGCTGGATCAAATGGCCCAGGGGCTGGAAGATGTTTCCGGTTTGCTGGAGCTGGCCGTCGAAGCCGACGACGAAGAAACCTTTAACGAAGCCGTAGCAGAACTCGACGTGCTGGAAGAGAAGCTGGCGCAGCTGGAATTCCGCCGTATGTTCTCCGGCGAATACGACAGCGCTGACTGCTATCTCGATATTCAGGCAGGTTCTGGCGGCACCGAAGCGCAGGACTGGGCCAGCATGCTGACGCGCATGTACCTGCGTTGGGCAGAAGCGCGCGGCTTCAAAACCGAAATTATCGAAGAGTCTGAAGGTGAAGTGGCCGGTATTAAATCCGTCACCATCAAGATCATCGGTGATTACGCCTACGGCTGGCTGCGTACCGAAACGGGCGTTCACCGCCTGGTGCGTAAGAGCCCGTTCGACTCCGGCGGCCGTCGCCATACCTCCTTCAGCTCCGCGTTTGTTTACCCGGAAGTTGATGAAGATATCGATATCGAAATTAACCCGGCGGACCTGCGTATCGACGTTTATCGCGCATCCGGCGCGGGCGGCCAGCACGTTAACCGTACGGAATCTGCGGTGCGTATTACCCACATTCCAACCGGGCTGGTAACACAGTGCCAGAACGACCGTTCCCAGCATAAGAACAAAGACCAGGCCATGAAGCAGATGAAAGCGAAGCTTTATGAGCTGGAGATGCAGAAGAAAAATGCTGAGAAACAGGCGATGGAAGACAACAAGTCTGACATCGGCTGGGGCAGCCAGATCCGTTCTTACGTCCTTGATGACTCCCGCATCAAAGACCTGCGTACCGGGGTTGAAACCCGCAACACGCAGGCGGTGCTGGACGGCAGCCTGGACCAATTTATCGAAGCAAGTTTGAAAGCAGGGTTATGA